Proteins encoded in a region of the Photobacterium angustum genome:
- the can gene encoding carbonate dehydratase, which translates to MADIKQLFANNLSWSENIKNEDPDYFTELAKGQHPQYLWIGCSDSRVPAERLTGLVSGELFVHRNVANQVIHTDLNCLSVVQYAVDVLKVKHIIICGHYGCGGVTAAIENPQLGLINNWLLHIRDLYLKHRTDLGALPRQEWDDKLSEINVASQVYNLGNSTILQQAWERGQEVKIHGWIYSTSNGVLKDLGVTSTSRETLEVGYQSAMSSLLPPLEQSINDHITEKTN; encoded by the coding sequence ATGGCAGATATTAAGCAGCTCTTCGCAAACAACCTATCTTGGTCAGAGAACATTAAAAATGAAGATCCTGACTACTTTACAGAATTGGCAAAAGGACAACATCCACAATACCTTTGGATCGGTTGTTCAGACAGTCGTGTTCCCGCTGAACGTTTGACGGGACTTGTCTCTGGTGAATTATTCGTCCACCGAAATGTAGCCAACCAAGTGATCCACACCGATCTTAACTGTTTATCCGTGGTTCAGTATGCTGTTGATGTACTGAAGGTTAAACATATTATTATCTGTGGTCACTATGGCTGTGGTGGCGTTACCGCTGCCATTGAAAACCCACAGCTAGGTTTAATCAATAACTGGCTACTGCATATTCGCGACCTTTACTTAAAGCACCGTACTGATTTAGGTGCCCTTCCTCGCCAAGAGTGGGATGATAAATTATCTGAAATTAACGTTGCCTCGCAAGTCTATAACTTGGGTAACTCAACCATTTTGCAGCAAGCATGGGAACGTGGACAAGAAGTGAAGATCCATGGTTGGATCTATAGTACAAGCAATGGCGTACTTAAAGATCTTGGTGTTACCTCAACCAGTCGAGAAACGCTTGAAGTTGGTTACCAATCGGCAATGTCTTCACTGCTGCCACCGTTAGAGCAGTCTATCAATGATCATATTACTGAAAAAACAAACTAA
- a CDS encoding ABC transporter ATP-binding protein: MNALEIKNVRKTYKGGVEALKNMSLTVDEGDFFALLGPNGAGKSTTIGIISSLVNKTSGSVKIFGYDLDSEKVDAKNQLGLVPQEFNFNPFETVEQIVINQAGYYGVERSLAKERAKKYLSQLDLWGKRSERARNLSGGMKRRLMIARALMHEPKLLILDEPTAGVDIELRRSMWTFLRKINQEGVTIILTTHYLEEAEMLCRNIGIINHGELIEHTSMKHLLGKLELETFILDINPQQTPPNLIGFNSLLVDSATLEIELKKGESLNPVFSQLTEQGIEVKSMRNKSNRLEELFVTLVNQAQNNKGVEA; encoded by the coding sequence ATGAACGCTTTAGAAATAAAAAATGTAAGAAAAACTTACAAAGGCGGTGTGGAAGCTTTAAAGAATATGAGCTTAACCGTTGATGAAGGGGATTTTTTTGCGTTATTAGGGCCTAATGGTGCGGGAAAATCGACCACTATTGGCATCATTAGCTCATTGGTGAATAAGACCTCGGGCTCGGTAAAAATCTTTGGTTATGATTTAGACTCTGAAAAAGTCGATGCGAAAAACCAGCTAGGGTTAGTGCCACAAGAATTTAATTTCAATCCTTTTGAAACGGTTGAGCAAATCGTGATTAACCAAGCCGGTTATTACGGTGTAGAGCGATCGCTTGCTAAAGAGCGTGCTAAGAAATATTTATCACAGCTTGATTTATGGGGAAAGCGCAGTGAGCGTGCGCGTAATTTATCGGGTGGGATGAAGCGCCGATTAATGATTGCTCGTGCATTAATGCATGAACCTAAGTTGCTGATTTTAGATGAGCCAACCGCGGGTGTCGATATTGAATTACGCCGATCTATGTGGACGTTTTTACGTAAAATAAACCAAGAGGGGGTGACGATTATTCTTACCACTCACTACTTGGAGGAAGCCGAAATGTTGTGCCGTAATATCGGTATTATTAACCACGGTGAATTGATTGAGCATACCTCAATGAAACACTTATTGGGAAAGCTTGAATTAGAAACGTTTATTTTAGATATCAACCCACAACAGACGCCACCAAACTTAATTGGCTTCAATAGTCTATTGGTTGATAGTGCGACTTTGGAAATTGAACTGAAAAAAGGCGAAAGTTTAAACCCTGTATTTAGTCAATTAACTGAGCAAGGGATCGAGGTTAAATCGATGCGCAATAAGAGTAACCGCTTAGAGGAATTGTTTGTCACTTTGGTAAACCAAGCACAGAATAATAAAGGGGTTGAGGCGTGA
- a CDS encoding Fe(3+) ABC transporter substrate-binding protein: MKKLLASAILMGLAAPQVATAAEEVNVYSYRQPFLVEPMFNEFTKETGIKVNVKFAKKGLAEKLEQEGEYSPADVVLTTDISRLVELSDKKLVQPVDSKLIDGNVPAQFRDNEDEWFALTLRSRNVYSSKDRVGKLPASFDYADLAKPEWKGKICTRSGKHPYNVSLVSSMIAHYGEAETKKWLEGVKANLARKPQGNDRAQVKAVKEGLCDLAIGNSYYLGKMVNDENQKAWAEAVYINFPGQEGNGTHVNVSGMAMAKYAPNQANALKLMEFLTSDKAQEMYAEVNYEYPVKEGVKRSELVASWGDFKADDVSLDKIAQYHNAATKLLDEVKFDL; encoded by the coding sequence ATGAAAAAGCTTTTAGCTTCAGCAATCCTTATGGGTTTAGCCGCTCCTCAAGTTGCTACTGCAGCTGAAGAGGTTAATGTTTATTCATACCGCCAACCTTTCCTAGTTGAGCCTATGTTTAACGAATTCACTAAAGAAACTGGCATTAAAGTTAATGTGAAGTTTGCTAAAAAAGGTCTTGCTGAAAAGCTTGAGCAAGAAGGTGAATATAGCCCTGCTGATGTTGTATTAACAACAGATATTAGCCGTTTGGTAGAGCTATCTGATAAGAAATTAGTTCAACCAGTTGATAGCAAACTGATTGATGGTAATGTTCCTGCACAGTTTCGTGATAACGAAGATGAGTGGTTTGCTTTAACACTGCGTTCTCGTAACGTTTACTCATCAAAAGATCGTGTAGGTAAACTACCTGCCTCTTTTGATTATGCAGATTTAGCGAAACCAGAGTGGAAAGGTAAAATTTGTACACGTTCAGGTAAGCACCCTTACAACGTTTCACTCGTTTCATCAATGATTGCTCACTATGGTGAAGCGGAAACGAAAAAGTGGCTTGAAGGTGTGAAAGCAAACCTTGCTCGTAAACCTCAGGGTAACGACCGCGCACAAGTTAAAGCTGTGAAAGAAGGCCTATGTGATCTAGCGATTGGTAACAGCTACTACCTAGGTAAGATGGTTAACGATGAAAACCAAAAAGCATGGGCTGAAGCGGTTTACATTAATTTCCCAGGTCAAGAAGGTAACGGTACTCACGTTAACGTAAGTGGTATGGCAATGGCGAAATACGCGCCAAACCAAGCTAACGCACTTAAATTAATGGAATTCTTAACGTCTGATAAAGCACAAGAGATGTACGCTGAAGTGAACTATGAATACCCAGTTAAAGAGGGTGTGAAGCGTTCAGAACTAGTTGCATCTTGGGGTGATTTTAAAGCTGACGATGTATCACTAGACAAGATTGCACAGTACCACAATGCAGCAACAAAACTGCTGGATGAAGTGAAGTTTGATCTGTAA
- a CDS encoding TetR/AcrR family transcriptional regulator: MDTITKKTRTRLSPEKRRQQLLDYSLEVFARRGIGRAGHADIAEMANVSVATVFNYFPTREALVEQVLVEVENEFSALLEECLGDKNKTLHARLTCISHNLIDTVLDQQDWIKVWFEWSTSVRDEVWPQFVETNRNNLHKVRDAFAQAIDNGEITTAQKADDLAKLLHGICYVIYIQANLLPDQTALQEQAEIYLEALALNR, from the coding sequence ATGGATACGATTACAAAAAAAACCCGTACTCGTCTTTCACCTGAAAAGAGAAGACAGCAACTTCTTGATTACTCATTGGAAGTTTTTGCCAGAAGAGGTATCGGCCGTGCAGGACATGCTGATATCGCTGAAATGGCAAACGTTTCTGTTGCAACTGTATTTAATTACTTTCCAACTCGTGAGGCACTGGTTGAGCAAGTACTAGTTGAAGTTGAAAATGAGTTTAGTGCATTACTAGAAGAATGTCTGGGTGATAAAAACAAGACACTTCATGCACGTTTAACCTGTATTAGTCACAATCTTATCGATACGGTTTTAGATCAACAAGATTGGATTAAAGTATGGTTTGAATGGAGTACTTCGGTACGCGATGAAGTATGGCCACAATTTGTTGAAACCAACCGTAATAACCTTCATAAAGTACGTGATGCGTTTGCCCAAGCTATCGATAACGGTGAAATTACTACCGCACAAAAGGCTGATGATTTAGCCAAATTGTTACATGGCATTTGTTACGTCATTTATATCCAAGCGAACTTACTACCAGATCAAACAGCACTTCAAGAACAAGCAGAAATCTACCTTGAAGCATTAGCTTTAAATCGCTAA
- the panC gene encoding pantoate--beta-alanine ligase, protein MQTFAEIAPLREQIRTWRREGRRIAFVPTMGNLHEGHLTLMRKARKHADVVVASIFVNPMQFDKAEDLQTYPRTLEQDIAKLSQQNMVDVVFTPTPEVMYPAGLDNQTFVEVPGLSSILEGELRPGHFRGVATIVNKLFNIVQPDVACFGEKDFQQLALIRQMVIDLELDIKIVGVPTVREMDGLAMSSRNGKLTVDERQRAPVLARTMRWISSQMRGGRTDYDELVVDANDQLRAAGLQPDKCFIRDAVTLLPITEGTQQAVILMSSQLGKVRLIDNQVVDLGPTQTSDEDVAE, encoded by the coding sequence ATGCAAACATTCGCCGAGATTGCCCCACTAAGAGAGCAAATTCGTACCTGGCGCCGTGAGGGTCGCCGTATCGCTTTTGTTCCAACAATGGGTAATTTGCATGAAGGCCACTTAACGCTGATGCGTAAAGCGCGTAAACATGCCGATGTTGTTGTTGCTAGTATCTTTGTTAATCCAATGCAGTTTGATAAGGCAGAAGATCTACAAACGTACCCACGTACGTTAGAACAAGACATTGCCAAACTGAGTCAACAAAATATGGTTGATGTGGTATTCACACCAACGCCGGAAGTTATGTATCCTGCCGGTTTAGACAATCAAACATTTGTTGAAGTACCAGGCCTATCTAGCATCTTAGAGGGCGAATTGCGTCCTGGTCATTTTCGTGGTGTAGCAACCATCGTTAATAAACTCTTTAATATTGTTCAACCTGATGTAGCCTGCTTTGGTGAAAAAGACTTCCAACAATTAGCGCTTATTCGTCAGATGGTTATCGACCTTGAACTTGATATCAAAATTGTTGGTGTACCTACAGTACGTGAAATGGATGGTTTAGCCATGAGCTCGCGCAATGGCAAACTAACCGTTGATGAACGTCAACGAGCGCCTGTACTTGCCCGTACTATGCGTTGGATCAGCAGCCAAATGCGTGGTGGTCGTACTGACTATGACGAGCTTGTCGTCGATGCCAATGATCAATTACGTGCGGCAGGTTTACAGCCTGATAAATGTTTCATTCGTGATGCAGTTACCTTACTGCCTATAACCGAAGGAACTCAGCAAGCGGTGATCTTGATGTCATCTCAATTAGGTAAAGTCCGCCTAATTGATAACCAAGTTGTTGACTTGGGACCGACTCAAACATCAGATGAAGATGTCGCTGAATAA
- a CDS encoding ABC transporter permease encodes MKEKFLFWKAGSWTFALLLVFPILAIFFTAMGNSDEVFGHLMNTVMPTYAFNTVALVVGTVLLSLCFGLPTAWLMAMCRLPTEKTLQWALVLPLAMPGYIVGYLYTNWFDYAGPIQIFLRSMFGWQHVGDYWFPDLRSLGGACFVLALVLYPYIYLLVRAAFMEQSVSLLQSARLLRCTPWESFRRISLPLARPAIAVGVSLVAMEALGDFGTVSYFAVNTLTTAVYDTWLGYSNLYAAAKISAIMLLVIFFLISSERFSRRKQKMFQHQCDNDGDVKYILKGWKKWLALVWCWGLVGCAFIFPLLQLGYYAVEYFSQSWTPEFKQYSLNSFFVSITAAVIAVILGLVVNFYRRLDGNGFSQMPIRLSSLGYAVPGTVLAIGVMIPLTSADHLVNDIAMSLGLGRPGLIFSGTIFAIIFAFVVRFAAVAIGSIETSLTKVSPSLDMASKTMGYASTAMLRKVHLPLIRRGCLIAGLLVFIESMKELNAALLLRPFNFETLATYVFNFASDEQLELAALPAILLVVVGLIPLVLVNRSLEQKN; translated from the coding sequence ATGAAAGAAAAGTTTTTGTTCTGGAAAGCCGGTAGTTGGACCTTTGCTCTGCTACTGGTTTTTCCTATTCTTGCAATATTTTTTACCGCAATGGGCAATTCAGATGAGGTATTTGGCCACCTAATGAATACGGTGATGCCAACCTATGCCTTTAATACTGTTGCTTTAGTTGTGGGCACGGTACTGTTATCTCTTTGCTTCGGCCTTCCTACTGCTTGGTTAATGGCAATGTGCCGTTTACCAACCGAAAAAACACTTCAGTGGGCACTTGTTTTACCTTTAGCCATGCCCGGTTATATTGTTGGTTACCTCTATACTAATTGGTTTGACTACGCAGGCCCAATTCAGATTTTTTTACGCAGTATGTTCGGCTGGCAGCATGTTGGTGACTATTGGTTTCCTGATCTTCGCTCATTAGGCGGTGCATGTTTTGTTTTAGCCTTAGTGCTTTACCCTTATATTTATCTTCTTGTTCGGGCTGCCTTTATGGAGCAGAGTGTCAGCTTATTGCAATCTGCTCGTTTGCTACGTTGTACGCCATGGGAAAGCTTTCGTCGTATTTCGCTACCGTTAGCACGACCAGCAATTGCTGTTGGGGTGTCACTTGTGGCCATGGAAGCGTTAGGGGATTTTGGTACGGTTAGTTACTTTGCCGTTAATACGTTAACGACAGCGGTTTACGATACGTGGCTAGGTTATTCTAATCTTTATGCTGCTGCGAAAATATCAGCCATCATGTTGCTTGTTATTTTCTTTTTGATCAGTAGTGAGCGTTTTAGTCGTCGTAAACAGAAGATGTTTCAACATCAATGTGATAACGATGGGGATGTTAAGTACATCTTAAAAGGATGGAAAAAGTGGCTAGCACTCGTATGGTGTTGGGGACTGGTTGGCTGTGCTTTTATATTTCCGCTACTACAACTGGGTTATTACGCCGTTGAGTATTTTAGCCAAAGTTGGACACCTGAATTTAAACAATACAGCTTAAATAGCTTCTTTGTCTCGATCACTGCTGCGGTTATAGCGGTAATTCTAGGGCTTGTGGTTAACTTTTATCGACGCCTTGATGGTAACGGTTTTAGCCAAATGCCAATTCGTTTATCGTCATTAGGCTATGCGGTACCGGGTACTGTGTTGGCGATAGGAGTGATGATCCCACTAACCAGTGCTGATCATCTGGTTAATGATATTGCGATGAGCCTAGGGCTTGGTCGTCCGGGATTAATTTTCTCAGGTACGATATTCGCGATTATTTTTGCCTTTGTGGTCCGTTTTGCTGCCGTTGCGATTGGTAGCATTGAAACAAGCTTAACCAAAGTATCGCCATCATTAGATATGGCGTCAAAAACCATGGGCTATGCCTCAACGGCGATGTTGAGAAAAGTCCATCTGCCGTTAATACGTCGAGGTTGTTTAATTGCAGGGTTACTGGTGTTTATTGAGTCGATGAAAGAGCTCAATGCAGCCTTGTTGCTGAGACCATTTAATTTTGAAACCTTAGCGACTTACGTATTTAATTTTGCGTCAGATGAACAGCTAGAGCTAGCAGCATTACCGGCTATTTTACTGGTGGTTGTGGGTTTAATTCCCTTGGTATTGGTTAACCGATCTTTGGAGCAAAAGAACTAA
- a CDS encoding ABC transporter permease has translation MKKQYWIAFKSLIAKEIHRFTRIWVQTLVPPAITMTLYFIIFGNLIGSRIGNMEGFSYMAYIVPGLIMMSVITNSYSNVASSFFSAKFQHNIEELLVAPVPNYIIIAGYVGGGVLRGLAVGTLVTIVSLLFVKLHIAHIGVIVATVVMTSIVFSLGGLINAVFARTFDDISIIPTFVLTPLTYLGGVFYSINLLPEFWQGVSKINPIVYMVNAFRYGFLGVSDVGIGTSFAVLSVFVIALYSVAYYLISRGIGLRS, from the coding sequence GTGAAGAAACAATATTGGATCGCTTTTAAAAGCTTAATTGCCAAGGAAATCCATCGATTTACACGTATATGGGTACAAACGTTAGTCCCACCTGCCATTACCATGACCTTGTATTTCATTATTTTTGGCAACTTAATTGGTAGCCGAATTGGTAATATGGAAGGGTTTAGTTATATGGCCTATATCGTGCCGGGTTTGATCATGATGTCAGTGATCACTAATTCTTATTCTAATGTTGCGTCTTCTTTTTTTAGTGCTAAGTTTCAGCACAACATTGAAGAGTTATTGGTTGCGCCAGTTCCTAACTACATCATTATTGCTGGTTATGTCGGTGGTGGTGTACTACGTGGTTTAGCCGTAGGGACATTAGTTACGATTGTGTCATTGTTGTTTGTAAAGCTTCACATTGCACATATTGGTGTGATTGTAGCAACCGTGGTAATGACATCTATCGTGTTCTCATTAGGCGGCTTAATTAATGCGGTATTTGCTCGCACGTTTGATGATATCAGTATTATTCCAACGTTCGTGCTAACGCCGTTGACTTATCTTGGTGGGGTGTTTTACTCGATCAATCTACTGCCTGAATTTTGGCAAGGTGTATCGAAGATCAACCCAATCGTTTATATGGTGAATGCCTTCCGTTACGGCTTTCTTGGCGTCTCTGATGTGGGAATTGGTACATCGTTTGCTGTATTGAGTGTTTTTGTTATTGCGTTGTATAGCGTGGCATATTATCTAATATCACGCGGTATTGGATTACGTTCATAG
- the hpt gene encoding hypoxanthine phosphoribosyltransferase — protein MKHTIEVMISEQEVQERVKELGKQITECYKDSKDLVMVGLLRGSFVFMADLARAIDLPHEVDFMTASSYGNTMESSRDVRILKDLDDDIKGKDVLLVEDIIDTGNTLHKVCEILSLREPNSIRICTLLDKPERREVDVKVDWYGFVIPDEFVVGVGIDYAQKYRHLPFIGKVVPE, from the coding sequence ATGAAACATACAATTGAAGTAATGATTTCTGAGCAGGAAGTTCAAGAACGAGTTAAAGAGCTAGGTAAGCAAATTACTGAGTGTTACAAAGATTCAAAAGATCTAGTGATGGTAGGTTTGTTGCGTGGTTCCTTTGTGTTCATGGCAGATCTTGCACGTGCGATTGACTTGCCTCATGAAGTCGATTTTATGACTGCATCAAGTTACGGTAATACGATGGAAAGTAGCCGTGATGTACGTATCTTGAAAGATCTTGATGATGACATCAAAGGTAAAGATGTACTGCTTGTTGAAGATATTATCGATACCGGCAATACATTACATAAAGTGTGCGAGATCTTATCGCTACGCGAGCCTAACTCTATTCGTATTTGTACCTTACTTGATAAGCCAGAGCGTCGTGAAGTGGACGTGAAAGTTGATTGGTACGGTTTTGTTATTCCTGATGAATTTGTTGTGGGTGTCGGTATCGATTACGCACAAAAATACCGTCATTTACCTTTCATTGGTAAAGTGGTTCCGGAATAA
- a CDS encoding ABC transporter ATP-binding protein: MKHALSVNGLTCSYHGQAVLQDLSLAVNPGEIVCLLGASGCGKTTLLKAIAGLLPLEQGLMSINGRTIVDEQQWLPPEKRNIGMIFQDYALFPHLTVAQNIAFGLRHWDKARTAAKIQEMLTLVHLTGLEDRYPHQLSGGQQQRVAIARALASEPDLILLDEPFSNIDTQVRHSLIRDIRKIFKAQGVTAIFVTHSREEAFAFADKMAVMNHGVIEQFGSATELYYQPSSRFVADFLGTGSYLPATVKNQTRLLTPLGELALASNETLLDDISVDWLLRPQNLRVMLQDDGDGEIIEQQFMGDSCRYTVDFSGHKLIVNSHLLMNVGDRVSVEVEPHLPVVFAVAS, from the coding sequence ATGAAACATGCATTATCTGTCAACGGCTTAACCTGTAGTTACCATGGTCAGGCTGTGCTGCAAGACTTATCGTTAGCGGTTAATCCCGGTGAGATCGTTTGTCTGTTAGGCGCAAGTGGTTGTGGTAAAACAACGTTGTTAAAAGCAATTGCTGGACTGTTGCCGTTAGAACAAGGTTTAATGTCGATTAATGGACGAACAATTGTTGATGAGCAGCAATGGTTACCACCAGAGAAACGTAATATTGGGATGATTTTTCAAGATTATGCATTGTTTCCGCATTTAACCGTGGCGCAAAATATAGCCTTTGGTCTACGCCATTGGGATAAAGCCCGTACCGCAGCCAAGATCCAAGAAATGTTAACCTTAGTGCATTTAACAGGGTTAGAGGATCGTTATCCTCACCAATTATCAGGAGGACAACAGCAACGTGTCGCGATTGCTCGTGCACTGGCGTCTGAGCCTGATTTGATTTTGTTAGATGAACCTTTCTCTAATATTGATACACAAGTACGACATAGCTTGATTCGTGATATTCGAAAAATCTTTAAAGCGCAGGGAGTAACAGCGATCTTTGTTACCCATAGCCGTGAAGAAGCTTTCGCTTTTGCTGATAAAATGGCGGTCATGAATCATGGTGTGATTGAACAATTTGGTAGTGCTACGGAATTGTATTATCAGCCAAGTAGCCGATTTGTTGCAGATTTCCTCGGTACGGGATCTTACCTTCCCGCTACGGTGAAAAATCAAACGCGGTTGCTGACACCCTTAGGTGAGTTAGCATTAGCGTCTAATGAAACGTTACTTGATGATATATCAGTTGATTGGCTTTTAAGGCCACAAAACTTGCGTGTTATGTTACAAGACGATGGTGATGGTGAGATTATTGAACAACAATTTATGGGTGATAGCTGTCGCTATACGGTTGATTTTTCAGGCCATAAATTGATTGTGAATTCTCATTTATTGATGAATGTCGGCGATCGTGTTTCGGTTGAAGTTGAACCCCATTTACCAGTGGTTTTTGCGGTTGCGTCGTAA